The sequence below is a genomic window from Oncorhynchus nerka isolate Pitt River linkage group LG7, Oner_Uvic_2.0, whole genome shotgun sequence.
ACAACAATTTAATGTCATTACTGTGCAGTTGAGtttacattaaaagtacatagTGCAAGTGATACACGCTGTTCGAGATTCTGTACAGATTATTATAGCAATTGtaaagatctccacagacctgcgacCTTTGCATgctaactcaatattaggaaggagtTCCTAACGTGTGGTATACTCCGTGTAGTTACAAGAGGCcaacctcaaaatgtggccatTGATGCATTACTCATTTTAGggttgaataaatactgttacattagtttgtacaatagccttaactttaggctatttagtgttttacaaaagtaatattgacttgtgtttggttgacagtgcagccaaatatcaacatttaaaggatATCTAATGCTTGGATAGGTTCATCTGAGCCACTGGCATAATTCTTTTGGTTTAGTTGAAGACCTAAATCCAACATATAATTTGTTAACTTTGTCGACAAGTTAATTggctatttactgtattgcaAATGTTTGGTTGTCCACACAACCAAATATCCACATTTGAAAGAGATGTATCTtttgtgccactgacttagtctgacTTTAACTACAGCTTCTCTACAAATTAATAGTTGATACATTGCATTAACGTCTACCactcaaccaagaatcaaagttgaagaatataactaaatcacatcaaactttatttaaagtgtATTTAAAGTTGAATTTGATTTAATTTCCTATTCTAttctttaacttgtatttttggtTGAGACggagacatgaatccaacatatccATTATTAATTTATAGACAAACTGTGACTAAAGTCTGATcaagtcagtggcacagatggaactattcAAGCAGAAGATCTCCTTCAAAtattgatatttggttgcgttgacaaccaaacacaattcaatatccagtttgtctacaaatgaatGATTGATATGTTgggtctccatctcaaccaaagtTAAAGAATATGGCTAAATCTAATCAAACTTGAAATGCACTATTTTTAACTTTGATTTTTAGGTTGAGAtagagacgtgaatccaacatattaatGAGGAACTTAAAAGGTTACATTTGAATTCAACCAAAGCTTGAAACCTTAGTCCTGTATGTATTATCTATGTTTTATTGAAccctgggttgaattgaaacaatagctgttgatgacatttcatttgctctggtaaaactaccctttggaatgacttcaaTAGCAACAGTGAATATATTTAGTTACGAAGAGGTCTCTCAATAATCATTCTCACAATAGCACATTGATAGGAGACTGTGACAAATATAAAaactgggcttggttaaaaccctggatgggagaccaaattaATAGTTGTAAATCAACTATTATCAATCAATCTCTCCAGTAGGACGTGCCGCCCAGTctattgttttttaaaattctgatagtggatataacgttgaagatctgacattgtttcaaaggtacaaattcaacatattctaggtttgtctatgttgaaaattggttacAATGATGACATAAACATGTGGTTGAAATGTCTTTCCTCAAAACAACAGTTACTTTCTTCAAATCCAGTTCATTTTCAAGTTAGATTCCACATCACAGTACTTTGACAACTTACATTGAAACACTGAAGCAcaagtttgtgcccagtgggttacaATGCTCCAAGGTCTGAGATATCCAAAACTAACTCTGTACTagaactacagtacagtagtaagcATTTACAAACGGTGTAAAACACATACTTGGTCAATTGCTTAAGCACAATGATTGCCATATGGTTTATTTCAAACTTTTAATGTAAATGTTTTCCAAAACTAGACAAACTCCTGCCATATATGCATCTACTGGCATATGGTGTATTTATCTACTTTAAAAAGCCTGCATTGGCAGAAACTGATGTTTGTTTTGTAATGCATGAGTTGCATCTCTAGGTCTCTTCtacgcagtggtggaaaaagtacccaattgtcatacttgagtaaaagtaaagataccttaatagaaaatgactcaagtaaaagtgaaagtcacccagtaaaatactgcttgagtaaaagtctgaaagtctttggttttaaatatactgtaCTTAAGTATTGAAAGtacatgtaattgctaaaatatacttaggtatcaaaagtaaaagtataaataatttaaaaaaaatccttatattaagcaaaccagacggcaccatttccttgtttgttatttatttacggatagccaggggcacactccaacactcagacatcatttacaaccaagcatgtgtgtttagtgagtccaccagatcagaggcagtagggattttCTTttgagtgtgtgaattggaccccTTTCCTGTTACTTTTGGGTGtcggggaaaatgtatggagtaaaaagtaccttattttctttaggaatggtGAAGTAAAAGAAAAGTTTAAAAaacataaatagtaaagtacagataccccaaaaaaacgacttaagtagtacttgatTTGATATATGTGCAATACCCATCTCATTACCTGCAGCTCCTCCTGAGCTGAACCCTCTGGAGCAGGAGGAGTTACCTATGAGCACCCCGACCCGGCGTGACGCTCTTGCCACGTGGTCTGCCATACCGGAGAcggccagagagagacagcatggcTCTTTCAACCTGGTCACTCCGTTGCCCCTCTCCTTCCCCGTCAAACCGGACGACTCTGTCACCCTCTACAGGGCAAGGATGGACAACAGAGACGTGGTTCTACGGACACTTAAAGGTAACACGCTTTGATATTCATTGGAATGGTCAAATCGACGCTCCCATCCAGAGACGGACACTCAGTGCATTGTAAAGACCTTGAGGCTTATAAGAGTATAAAACCTGAAATCTTGGGGATGTTGTCTCTTGTCTTTGTGTTACTATGAAATCTTGTGATCTTTAACTCGATATGCAAATCAAAAGACCTAGTCCAACCCATAACAAAACGGACTAACTTTCCCATGAGTAGCCTACTGCCAGATAAAGGACAAAAACATACAACAGTTTAAGATCAGTTTAAGCAAGGCAAGGTGTAGAATCTCTAATCTTGATAGTATAAGGAATagttatttgtagatcagtgattCTACGCAGTCCGACAGCAATGTAGTTCATCTCAACGTGTACCCTTTCTCACCCCAGAAAAAGCCGATGACAGCGAGCGGCAGTCCTTCCTGGGCTTTGCCTCCTTCCTGTCTGAGCTGGGGCCCCACCCCTTTTTGCCTGGTCTGATGGGCGTGGTCTCCCTACGTACCCCCCTCATCACCGTgatggaggaactggtgcacaGGGACCTGCTGGGGTTCCTATGGAGGTGTCGACAGGTATGGTCCTCCCATAGagttagatagaggactcatcgttatatctgtgccattatagcgtCAGTGACATGGGCAGCATCATTGAGGCTGCAACCCATAGGAATCCCCAGCCAATTTATTACTTGAAAATGGCGGAAGCACGATAGAAGCCCTCAATAGCAATGTCCATGCTAAAACGGCTTAAATCCACAATGAGTCCTCGATCTATCTCTGTGGGTATTCCTACTGTAAGTTACCAAATAGCTGGGGGTGTTCAGTAGGGAGAACACTGTTTTAAACAGAGTGAAATGGAGAGGTAACCGGCTTGAACTTGTCCAAAGAGAGATTATTGTTTCACCAATGTTTTGCTACGGACTGGAGTATACTGAACACTACCCTGATATGTTAGGAAACGGCCCAAACTAGAGATCTGCCCGCACAACTTTTACGTAAATTGTCGTCAGTTTGCCTGAAAATTCTAGTTGTATGTGGGTCTCAAGAGGCTGAGCAAACACTCTGTAACTCATGTAGACTACAGTGAATATGGACATGATCCTTAGTGATAGTGTGAGAGGAAACTCACAGTGCTCTTTCTTGGCAGGACACGGGTGTGGAGTCCCCGTGCGACATCACAGAGCAGCGCATCTTCACCATGGGAGGACAAGTGGCTTCTGCTCTGGttggtctctccctctcgctctccttcccaCACATCAAGTGATCCATCCATCTCTGTCATTTTGTCTACAATTAAAAGTGATAGGTCAAGTTGAGTGCGTATGTTATAAAATGTCAATCGGATGATTACATCATTCTTATTCAGAACTGTATAAGCAcggtgacaactgctgatgtaaatgATCATTTGATTTGAACCTGTTGGTAGGGGCCAAGAGTTTTACCTGTGTTTAGAAAAATCTCCTGGCCATATCTACTTGATTCGTCTGTATGAATGGCTTTCATACGCTTGAATGTCACATAGCCATATTAAAACACAAAATCCTCTCTAATTGTGTATTCAGGAATACCTGCACGGTCAGAGCTGTATCCATGGCAACGTTGGAGCTCGGAGCGTGCTGGTTGGTCTAGACCTAACGGCTAAACTGTGGGGATTGGGTCCAGCATACTGTAAGAAAACACAAGCAGGAGCTCCAGGAGAGCTGCAGAACGTTGAGATGAGGAAGTGGCAGGCTCCAGAAGTATTGGCAAGGAGACCTGTCAGTCAAAGCAGTGACGTGTAAGTCGCCAACCTGATCGGACATATCCATTACACAAATGATCAAAAAtacatgtgattttttttttttacttcaacaATGAACTCTCCGACCATCCTTTTTTCCAGCTGGTCTTTTGGTATCCTGCTCCATGAAATAGTGTCACTAGGTAAATGCTTTCCTAAATAAATAATGCATCGTTACTGGTCTACTGAACTGCTGTAACCATCACAGATTGAAAAATATGTATCTCATTATGATAATGTTTATCTTGTATCCACACCCTAATTCATAATTTATTCCTCCACTTTGTAGGTGACCCACCGTTCCCTAAAGTCATGGCCGGTGATCTTCTTCAATACCTCCAGAGAGGAAAGACTCAGACGAGACCAGCTAATTGTTCTAACTCACTGTAAGACATCCCATTAAgtaataatacatgaataatgaCCTGATATACGACAGAAAACACATGATTATAACAGTGCTGTAATAGTTCTCTTCGGCGTTGGTAGAAGTGGCCACAATGATTACCACAAAACAAGTTACATTGGTTACAAAAACTACTGTACCTTTTTTCAGGTATTCCATAATCAAGTCCTGCGGCCAGTTCGCTCCACACGAGCGCCCTACATTGGCTGAGGTGATCCAGAAGCTCCAGTCAGGAGAGAAGAGTGCCAACAATAGGACAGTTCTTCGAGTGCCTGAGCCACTGGACATTGAGAAGTACCTGCGGGAGGCGGGATATGGAGAGGCCTACAATTACGTTGTTCTCTGATTGGCTCCTGCGATGGTCGTTTAAATCAAGGTCTACATTACGTTCAGTGTTGCTTTTCTCACATTATCATGAAGACTGTTGGGAGAGCGTTTTAAATGTCAAAACAGCACGACTAGTTTATCTTTAGGTCCCTTACTATGCTCAATACAACGTAAGAGACTGATGAAACACTCAGGTATTAACACATAcagcattcggaatgtattcagaccccttgactttttccacattttgttacgttacagccttattctaaaatggattacattttttttaaatcctcagcaatctacgcacaataccccataatgacaaagagaaaacaggtttttaataattttagcaaaaaacagaaatacattatttacataagtattcaaaccctttgctatgagactcaaaatgttcatccttgagctgtttctacaacttcattggagtccacctgtggtaaattcaattgattggacataatttggaggcacagatctggggaagggtaccaaatcatttctgcagcattgaaggtcccaaagaacacagtgtcctccatcattcttaaatgtaagaagtttggaaccaccaagactcttccaagagctggccgcccagccaaactgagcaatcaggggagaagggtctttgtcagggaggtaaccaagaacccgatggtcactctgacagagctctagagttcctctgtggagatgggagaaccttccagatggaaaaccgtctttgcagcactccaccaatcaggcctttatgaagccactcctcagtagaaggcacatatgacagcccacttggagtgtgccaaaggcacttaaagactctcagaccgtgtgaaacaagattatctggtctgatgaaaccaatattgaactctttggcctgaatgccaagcgtcacgtctagaAGAAACTTCCCtagggtgaagcatggtggtggcagcatcatgctgtggggatgcttttcagcggcagggactgagagactagtcatgatcgaggcaaagatgaacggagcaaagtactgaaaacctgctcaagagtgcttaggacctcagactggggcgaaggttcaccttccaacaggaccacgaccctaagcacacagccaggccaacacaggagtggctttgggacaaatctctgaatatcctcgagtggcccagccagagcccagacttgaacttgatcgagcatctctggagagacctgaaaatagctgtgcagcgacgcttgagaggatctgcagagaagaatgggagaaactccccaaatacaggtgtgccaacaaGCTTGTATCATCATACACTAGAAGACTCGAGGTTGTagacgctgccaaaggtgattcaacaaagtactgaataaagggtctgaaaacttatgtaaatgtaatatttccgttttttttttaatgaatctgcaaaaatgtctaacaacctgttattgctttgtcattaaggggtattgtgtgtagattgatgaggggaaaaaaactatttcataAATTTTATAACAAGGCTCtatgtaacctaacaaaatatagaaaaagtcaaggggcccgaatactttccgaaggcactgtacatacctaTATTGTGTATTTAAAGAATAATATATGTATATTTCTATATTTGTCCACTGTCCCACTGAATATCTATGTGGCTCCGAAGGACAACAAAATGAAGATTCCCTGATTCACTGCAGGTTCTAATGCCAGTGACTTCCAAGGCCCTACCTGGGTCTCTATCCTACGCTAGCTCTATATTTCTACTGTACATGCAAACTATGGTCACTCGCACTTTAACCCTGTAAACAACCACAGTGCCATCAAATAGAAATGGCTAATTGCCTCATCATAATAAAACCTAGCCCAGCAGGGAAAGTAAGTTAAAGGGAAAATACACTCAAAATATCTTTTCCATTAGTCCACTTTTACACAATCCCtaaatgttctgcatgtcagcagTTTCCAAGATGCAGTATTGGACTTTTAAGAAGCAAATTGTCACCCGGCCACATCATCATGACGATGAAAAAAATGCACCATGCATGTATATCATACATCATTTGATATTTCCCTTTAAGGGATCTGTTGTTCAACAAAGAAAAGTGATCTTTATTTGAGCTGGGATCCCTGCCTAACAAATATGCCTTAAAAAAAACTCATAAGTCTTAACCAGTCAAAGGACTGTAAAGTAAAGAGCACAACTAGCTATTACACACAATAAACGTTCAGTCTACACAACACTCATCAAATCGGATTCAAAATAAAAGCACGACCACGCCTCCATTTTGTCCTAGtagtttgtttatttttttgcatGATAATTGACCTCGCCTTCTCCAGGCTTAAAACGTAAAACACGCAATTAGCAGAGCACCTAATCATAAGATGATTGATTATTCATAATAGCCACAGTCACTGCTTCTGTAACAAAAGCATTGGATAGGTAGAAGTTATGAGGAAAGCTATGAGGAAGACCACAatccagggtcatgttcattagggcatgcaTCAAGAAAAtgtgtgtttcttattggacaagtccaggtagtccctccctgtttcagtcagttTTCGTCCGTTTgatgcctaatgaacacgacctcGGTGACATGTTCTGTCCACTACTGTAAATAGCTCATGCTGTGTGTAAAACTGCAAAGATTTGACAAAAAACACAAACATTTCAAATAGACAGGAGGGCATATAATCTGAAACACGTTTGGAAAACTACAGTAGCCAATGGGACGGTATAACTTGGATCAGGTGTACCAGTACTTCAGATCCTCATAGATTATTGCTGCCACCTCACGTACATTGTAAAAAGgaagttattttttaaatataaatccTGTGCACCAATTGTACATTTTTTTCTCATTTCAGCGGACAGAAAATGTCACCCTCTATTTGTCAAGGATCCTTAGGCCAATATATTTGCTACTCCCCAGTAATGGTTGGTAAAGGCAATGGTCCATTGGTTTACATGACCTTACCATACATAACTGCTCGTAAAAAATAAGGAATGATATGAAACACGTTATTTTTACGGACGACTCCGTTCTAGTTCTATTTTCGCTCGTCGAAACTACTTAAAAAGGCCACAATTTCCACAGAGAGATAACGCAATGATTCTCTACAGCGTAAACAAAGGCAGTCCAGCCAACAAAGGTATATTTAAATATATAGGCAAACATTACACACATATATAGGGTttgctcactcactcacataatGTAACATAATACTCTACATTGAAGGTCCAGGTCTTGTGGGTAGAAGCCTCATCTTTTCCACTTTCATTCTATGTTTGTTTTGACTAAATACACTACActgacaaaagtatgtggacacctgctcgtcgaacatctcattccaaaatcaatggcattaatatggagttggtccccccctttgctgctataacagcttcaaCTCTTCAGGGAAgaatttccactagatgttggaacattgctgcagggacttgcttccattcagctacaagagcattagtgaggtcgggcactgacgttgggcgattaggcctggctcatagTGGGCGTCcgaattcatcccaaaggttttcgatggggttgaggtcagagctatttgcaggccagtcaagttcttccacaccgatctcgacaaaccatttctgtgtggaccttgctttgtgcaagggggcattgtcatgctgaaacatgggcagctctagcagggcagaaatttgacaaactgacttgttggaaaggtggcatcctatgacggtgccatgttgaaagtcactgagctcttcagtaaggccattctact
It includes:
- the LOC115131650 gene encoding tyrosine-protein kinase STYK1-like — protein: MSSYSDADNQCQPGNTICEITVYEQEVIIVPVLLLASFLVSLLIVLLLRYCTGKENRRRPTVILARPHCTSTASRHTQRESTRRNIQGIEAPPELNPLEQEELPMSTPTRRDALATWSAIPETARERQHGSFNLVTPLPLSFPVKPDDSVTLYRARMDNRDVVLRTLKEKADDSERQSFLGFASFLSELGPHPFLPGLMGVVSLRTPLITVMEELVHRDLLGFLWRCRQDTGVESPCDITEQRIFTMGGQVASALEYLHGQSCIHGNVGARSVLVGLDLTAKLWGLGPAYCKKTQAGAPGELQNVEMRKWQAPEVLARRPVSQSSDVWSFGILLHEIVSLGDPPFPKVMAGDLLQYLQRGKTQTRPANCSNSLYSIIKSCGQFAPHERPTLAEVIQKLQSGEKSANNRTVLRVPEPLDIEKYLREAGYGEAYNYVVL